The following are encoded together in the Penicillium digitatum chromosome 3, complete sequence genome:
- a CDS encoding Zinc finger homeobox protein 4 yields MTTAPPVHHPGPDSGIPGHLVNHLPRYHPIAMNPNPPPHQMPPPEQMVQSHHFRHFAPPMHEHHPQGVPPVHTSATLEHIEARLRHLEHEEMARNATRSRILAMRKHEDEEFRSMTERAEAEEEDLRRQRKKLKRESMGLGLNAANDSPPLRPTPPRRLSETSAATTLAFFKQQSPPEPRQAPLPPSSQAPPPSMPLPHMQAQPHHQPPPPPPPSQHQHPMPPHESIHNAGSIRRKQKYTIKNVEAWGERHGRPAAHDPSGRALWKRPSDGSLVYLTCPIHGCGKSDFVTLHGFMCHLTKKHKDRTLGSQSRALEVCGVVYDPNAPLPPVMNSHRASTEGSPLGSNPLDHDGDQRYEDMDSESEGELEREGSYRVKTEVLDRFMPDAEGTTVDSAATPPKQAINGSTKQSISSIIDRTPETESREALATLPPSESGIQGPSPKPTESTVPLKRKYEFSPPAAEKENAEP; encoded by the exons ATGACAACTGCACCGCCGGTGCATCACCCAGGCCCCGATAGTGGTATACCCGGCCATCTCGTCAACCATCTACCTCGTTATCATCCCATTGCCATGAATCCGAACCCGCCTCCACACCAAATGCCACCTCCGGAGCAGATGGTGCAGAGCCACCATTTCCGTCATTTCGCACCGCCTATGCATGAACACCATCCTCAAGGAGTACCGCCAGTACACACTTCAGCTACTTTGGAACATATTGAAGCTCGACTCCGGCATCTAGAGCACGAGGAAATGGCCCGAAATGCAACCCGGAGTCGCATTCTGGCAATGCGCAAGCATGAAGACGAGGAATTTCGGTCAATGACGGAGCGAGccgaagcagaagaagag GATCTTCGAAGACAGCGCAAGAAGTTAAAGAGAGAGTCTATGGGCCTGGGGCTCAATGCCGCAAATGACTCGCCCCCGCTACGGCCCACACCACCTCGCCGATTATCAGAGACCAGTGCGGCAACAACACTGGCTTTCTTCAAGCAACAGAGTCCCCCCGAGCCCCGTCAAGCACCCCTTCCACCTTCGTCTCAGGCACCACCTCCCTCCATGCCGCTACCTCATATGCAAGCTCAGCCTCATCATCAACCTCCGCCGCCTCCCCCACCCTCTCAGCATCAACACCCAATGCCTCCCCATGAGTCAATACACAACGCAGGCTCTATCCGTCGCAAGCAAAAATACACCATCAAAAACGTCGAGGCATGGGGCGAACGCCACGGCCGACCAGCAGCCCACGACCCATCCGGGCGAGCATTGTGGAAGCGACCCTCGGACGGAAGTCTAGTATATCTCACGTGCCCCATCCACGGGTGCGGGAAATCCGACTTCGTCACCCTTCACGGCTTCATGTGCCATCTCACCAAAAAACACAAAGACCGTACTCTGGGCAGCCAGTCCCGCGCCCTCGAAGTCTGCGGTGTAGTCTACGATCCGAACGCTCCCCTCCCACCAGTCATGAACAGCCACCGGGCCTCAACAGAAGGAAGTCCTCTGGGCTCTAACCCCCTGGACCACGACGGCGACCAGCGTTATGAGGACATGGACTCCGAGTCCGAGGGTGAGCTCGAGCGTGAGGGCTCCTACCGAGTCAAAACCGAAGTTCTAGATCGATTCATGCCCGACGCAGAGGGCACTACTGTTGATTCCGCCGCAACTCCACCCAAACAGGCAATCAACGGATCTACCAAGCAGTCCATCTCGTCTATTATCGATCGCACCCCCGAAACCGAATCCAGAGAGGCGTTGGCCACACTTCCACCGTCGGAATCTGGCATCCAGGGTCCATCACCTAAACCCACTGAGTCGACTGTGCCGTTGAAGCGCAAGTACGAATTCTCGCCACCTGCcgcagagaaagaaaatgCGGAGCCTTGA
- a CDS encoding Protein kinase, ATP binding site, with product MDQIIRLLANGEEIVDVDEESFLLFAQDIPSNNLGMLNPRAPSVEISINGNEYTIHQSPSLLSSHRAGGTTGAVLWKITPLFAEWITNPSNPLWTTSLLSQTSTVAELGTGISALVALVLAPSVRHYIATDQEYVRKLFRTNLDANASVTTSHSNRNSKGSGKSKGSKSKQTLTAKNVWILTMPMAKTQRKKERTIKASTFSFPVTASTTKHSWPRSCALALRSVDCGRRMWVVLKNLDRAASLRFALSRSSKGRRMCLRLGSERRCGSLGFGG from the exons ATGGACCAAATCATCCGCTTGCTCGCCAATGGCGAAGAGATTGTCGATGTGGATGAGG AATCATTTCTCCTCTTCGCACAAGACATCCCAAGCAACAACCTAGGGATGCTCAATCCCCGTGCACCATCAGTAGAGATCTCTATCAATGGTAATGAATATACAATCCATCAATCACCATCACTACTCTCCTCTCATCGAGCAGGAGGTACTACAGGCGCTG TTCTTTGGAAAATTACACCTCTCTTTGCAGAATGGATAACGAATCCCTCGAATCCGCTCTGGACAACCTCCCTTCTTAGCCAGACTTCAACAGTGGCTGAACTCGGCACCGGGATCTCGGCGTTGGTCGCACTCGTACTGGCGCCCTCTGTGCGCCACTACATCGCCACTGACCAGGAATATGTGCGCAAATTATTCCGAACGAATCTTGACGCCAATGCGTCCGTCACTACGTCTCATAGCAACCGTAACAGCAAAGGATCAGGCAAGAGCAAGGGATCCAAATCAAAGCAAACCTTGACCGCCAA GAATGTATGGATTCTGACGATGCCCATGGCCAAGACGCAGAGGAAGAAGGAGAGGACGATAAAGGCTTCGACCTTCTCCTTTCCTGTGACTGCATCTACAACGAAGCACTCGTGGCCCCGTTCGTGCGCACTTGCGCTGAGATCTGTCGACTGCGGCCGGCGTATGTGGGTAGTTCTGAAGAACCTCGATCGCGCCGCAAGCCTACGGTTTGCATTATCGCGCAGCAGCAAAGGTCGCCGGATGTGTTTGAGACTTGGCTCAGAGAGACGATGCGGGAGTTTGGGGTTTGGAGGTTGA
- a CDS encoding Fatty acid activator Faa4, putative, with protein MSVQNIHLQPRMVKKGPFSVEAPGYERVPGETIPRRHPKAKDGLITTLEDVSTTYENMRRSARVFGNSKAVGSRRLIKTHVENKKVKKIVDGVEQEIDKKWTYFEMSGYTYKTFLEYEKLCLELGSGLRKLGLEKDSKIHLYGATSAHWLAMSHGAASQSVTIVTAYDTLGEEGLKHSIVQTGSTAIFLDPGLLKSLIGILRSVPSIKHIIYNTDTEIDQKLIGQLHSEFVDINVQSIEELRKQGEENLVEPVPPKPEDLCCIMYTSGTTGPPKGVPLTHANVIAATAGVHTVIGPCVNHTDSLLTYLPQSHILEFMFENLCLFWGGTMGYGNPRTLSDASMRNCLGDIKEFKPTVLVGVPAVWESVKKGVLANLNKASFVVKSLFWGAMSAKSFLLSTGFPGANLGASVLDAVVFKKLKEATGGKLRVVMNGGGPVSKDTQRFLSMAIAPMISGYGLTETSAMGALNDPLAWNPDALGEVPASIEVKLVDFPDAGYLTSNNPPQGEIFIRGGSVTSGYYDNEEETKAAITEDGWFMTGDIGEFDPNGHLKIVDRKKNLVKTLNGEYIALEKLESVYRSSPVIGNICVYAAEDQDKPVAIIVPAEPALKKLAHENGIEGDTLESLVHDEKLNKIVLQQLQATGRAGGLRGIEIINGVVLSDDEWTPQNGFMTAAQKLQRKKILARYESKISMAYGKK; from the exons ATGTCGGTGCAAAACATCCACCTCCAGCCACGCATGGTCAAGAAGGGCCCCTTCTCCGTCGAGGCGCCCGGATATGAGCGTGTTCCCGGCGAGACAATCCCCCGTCGACACCCCAAGGCCAAGGACGGCCTGATTACGACACTCGAAGATGTATCTACCACCTATGAGAACATGCGCCGATCAGCTCGCGTTTTCGGTAACTCCAAAGCTGTCGGCAGTCGCCGGCTAATCAAGACCCACGTTGAGAAcaagaaggtcaagaagATCGTGGATGGTGTTGAGCAGGAGATCGACAAGAAGTGGACCTATTTTGAAATGAGTGGTTATACTTACAAGACCTTCCTCGAATATGAGAAGCTCTGTTTGGAGCTTGGTAGCGGTCTCCGCAAGCTAGGCCTCGAGAAGGACAGCAAAATCCACCTCTACGGTGCGACGAG CGCACACTGGCTAGCCATGTCACACG GGGCTGCCTCTCAGTCCGTGACCATTGTTACTGCATACGATACCCTAGGCGAAGAAGGCTTAAAGCACTCTATCGTTCAAACCGGCAGTACTGCCATCTTCCTCGACCCCGGTCTGCTGAAGTCGCTCATCGGCATCCTCCGCAGCGTGCCCTCAATCAAGCACATTATCTACAATACCGACACGGAAATCGACCAGAAGCTTATTGGACAGTTACACAGCGAGTTTGTTGACATCAACGTGCAGAGCATCGAGGAATTGCGCAAGCAAGGCGAGGAAAATCTCGTGGAGCCTGTTCCTCCCAAGCCGGAAGACTTGTGCTGCATCATGTACACCTCGGGCACAACAGGCCCGCCGAAGGGTGTTCCATTGACCCACGCCAATGTGATCGCTGCTA CTGCTGGTGTTCACACCGTCATCGGTCCCTGTGTCAACCACACGGACTCCCTCCTGACCTACCTCCCTCAATCTCACATTCTGGAATTTATGTTTGAGAACCTGTGCTTGTTCTGGGGTGGTACCATGGGATACGGTAACCCCCGCACATTGTCCGATGCCTCTATGCGAAACTGCCTGGGCGACATCAAGGAGTTCAAGCCGACCGTTTTGGTCGGTGTTCCGGCCGTGTGGGAGTCAGTGAAGAAGGGTGTTTTGGCCAACCTCAATAAGGCTAGCTTCGTGGTCAAGAGTCTGTTCTGGGGTGCCATGTCGGCCAAGAGTTTCCTCCTGAGTACTGGCTTCCCTGGCGCAAACCTGGGCGCCTCGGTTTTGGATGCCGTTGTCTTCAAAAAGCTAAAGGAAGCAACCGGAGGCAAACTCCGTGTTGTCATGAACGGTGGTGGCCCTGTCTCCAAGGACACCCAGAGGTTCTTGTCAATGGCTATTGCCCCCATGATTAGCGGATACGGTCTAACCGAGACCTCTGCCATGGGTGCCCTGAACGACCCCTTGGCCTGGAACCCCGATGCTCTGGGTGAGGTTCCTGCCTCGATCGAAGTCAAGCTTGTTGACTTCCCTGATGCTGGATACCTTACCTCGAACAACCCTCCTCAGGGTGAGATTTTCATCCGCGGCGGCAGTGTGACGTCAGGCTACTACGACAATGAGGAGGAGACCAAGGCCGCAATCACTGAGGATGGCTGGTTCATGACCGGTGATATTGGCGAATTCGATCCCAATGGCCATCTGAAAATCGTTGACCGCAAGAAGAACCTTGTCAAGACCTTGAACGGTGAATACATCGCGTTGGAAAAGCTCGAGTCTGTCTACCGCTCGTCTCCCGTGATTGGTAACATCTGTGTCTACGCTGCCGAGGACCAAGACAAGCCCGTCGCCATCATTGTTCCCGCCGAGCCGGCACTGAAGAAGCTTGCCCATGAGAATGGCATTGAGGGTGACACCCTCGAGAGCCTTGTCCACGACGAAAAGCTCAACAAGATCGTCTTGCAACAGCTGCAGGCCACTGGTCGTGCTGGTGGCTTGAGAGGAATTGAGATTATAAATGGTGTCGTGCTATCTGACGACGAGTGGACCCCGCAGAAC GGGTTCATGACCGCTGCGCAAAAGCTCCAGCGCAAGAAGATCCTCGCCCGCTACGAGT